The region CCTGAGCAAACGTATGCCACGTTAGCTCAAGCTCAGGAAGCTGGTCTCACAACGATCAACTACGGTTTGTTCATCAACAACATTATTTCCTTTCTGCTGGTCGCCTTCGCGATGTTCCTGATCATTCGCATGGTCAACCAGTTGGATAAAAGTCTGGAAAACACGTTTGGCGGCCAGAAGCCGCAGCCAGGCGACCCTGAAAACAAAAAGTGCCCTTACTGTTTGTCGACTATTCCTTATCGTGCGACGCGATGTGCTCATTGCACGGCGGAACTACCGCCAACCGAAGAGCAAGTCGCGGCCGGCTAACAACTTCCACTACTCGTTTGAACTTCCACATAGGACCATGGCTCCCATTAAGATTTTCAACACGACAGCTCCGAAATATGGCGAAGACTACGAACGTGGCTGGATCGGCTTCAATCACGCCGACAGCTGGTTTTCCAAAGGTATCGCCCAAGTTCAGCAATGGCGGCAAGTCTCGGACGTGACCGTCTCGCATGTCTTTGTCGTAACCGGCGAAGACGAATGCGTGGAAGCGGCCTACCCCAAAGGCGTTGTCCGCTCGAAGCTGAGCGAGGAATACTGGCCAAAGCCGGATCGGTATGTGATCTTTCGCAAGCCGAAAAACTTAACGCCCGACTTGGCCGATCGCATTGCCGAAGCAGCCGAAGCGGAATTGGGTACCGAGTTCGATTACTCAACCACCGCCAACTTGGCTCTGCAAAAAAACTTCCTTGGCTGGATCATCAATTGGATGACCTCCGACGAAGCGAACCGCGCCGTCGACTCGCTTGTCGAGAGCGACAGCCGCTGGCTATGCAGTGCCCTGGGTGCTTACTGCCTCAAGTCGCAGCCTGAGTTCGACGGTATTGGCGTTTTGGAACAGCAGCCTGGCATGATCACTCCCCAGGAACTGTTCGAGTCGGATGAAATCTTCGAGCCTGTTCGTCGGACCGACGGTAGCAAAGCTCCTGTTCGCGCCGAGTAGGCAAGCATCATGAATGGAATCTGGCTGACGGCCCTCGTGGCCACCATCGCAATCATCGGAACGGCGATGGGAATCCGCATCGTGATTCGCAAGCTACTTAGCGGAACCTACAAAGCCGGCGAGGTCATCGATCCGTACCGGCCGAAAAACTTCTCGATCCCCGAACCTTCCCGGGTCGAGTTTGAAGCGGAAAAACAGACAACGCTGCGTGGACGCTTCTGGAAAGGGTCGAGCAATAAAGCGATCGTCGTCGTACACGGAATTGATGGTCCATCGATTGAAATGCTGCCGCACGTTTCTTACCTCTACCGCGCCGGCTACAGCGTTTTGCTGTACGACAATCGCGGCCGAGGCGACAGCGACGGTGGCTTTTCGACACTCGGTTTTCTCGAATGGCGCGATGTCTTGCACGCCGTTCAATGGGTTCGCAGTCAACCAGGCATCGACGCCGACCAGGTCGGCCTGCATGGCCTATCTCTCGGGGCGGCCTGTGTGATTATGGCTGCCGCCGAAGACCAACGCGTGCGTGGCGTGTTGGCCGAAAGCCCTTTCGTTTCGATGACCATCATGCTGGGGCACGTCGCCAACAAAATGACCCGGCTACCGACGTTCCTAATCGGTGGATTAGTTCGGTTCCTGCTCGACTGGTCGCTCGAAGCGAAGTTGCGAATCGTCGAACCTCACACGGCCGTAAAGAAGATTTCTCCGCGACCGATCTACATCATCGATGCCGAACACGACCAACTCTTCCCGCCTGATACGTCGCGGACCGTTTACGATGCGGCGGACGAACCGAAGCAATTCTGGAAAGTTCACGGAGCGGCCCACGCCAACTGCTGGCACACCCTTCCCGAAGAATACGAGAAGCGAGCCACCACGTTTTGGAAAATGGTCTTCTCCGACGAGCCACCGCAAGTGATCGTGCCGACCTCCGCCGGCCGAACCCCGGAAGAGGAAGCCGAGTCAGTTTCCGAAAAAATCGACCGCCGCAGCAAAACGCACTCTTGAACAACTTTTCGCCAATTGGCTATTCGGCGATCGCCGACTATCATGGACGACAGGCAGACCACCGCGATCTGCTTCGTGAAGTAACCTGTTTAGTGAATCCGTCCGACCGCCCTGACCATTAGCCGCGAATGATCGAGTACCAAGTCGAGCCGAACCTATCTGTGGACGAATACCTGGACGTGCTTGTCCGTTCGGAACTGGCCGAACGGCGTCCGGTCGACGACCGCGAAAAGCTCTCCAAAATGGTTCGCAACGCCGACATCCTCTACACCGCTCGCCACAACGGTTTGCTGGTCGGCATCGCTCGCAGCATGAGCGACTTCGCCCATGCCACTTACCTCGCCGATCTCGCCGTCGATAAAGCGTTTCAGCGGCAAGGGATCGGGCGAGAGCTGATCGCCCAAACGCATCAGGCGGCTGGGAAACACACCATCCTGCTCCTTCTCGCGGCTCCCAAGGCGGCGGAGTACTACCCGCATATCGGCATGGAAAAGCACGAGTCGTGCTGGATCATTCCCCGCAGCTGATCCGCCGGAACATACGGCACGCCGATTATCTCGCAAAGGTGTACTTGCGCCGAACCTTTCTTGAAATGGCCGTTTTTCCCGAGAGTTATGCACGCCTGGCTTGCGCGAAATGCGAGCGCGAAAATCGCCACCACAAATTTCAACGCCTCACGCCGCTTTTGCCCACGTAGTTTCCACTTGCTGGCCGCGCATACTTGGTAAGACTTTACATCTTTTTGTTGTACACTTGGACAATACTTCGTTAGAATACTTTCCTATCGGGAAGCCAAGCGTAGCAGTAAAGAATTTAGGGCATGGAAACGCTCCTTGCAAAAAAGGAAACCTGATTTTGAAATATCAGTTTTTACCGAATCGACGGTTTCTTTATACTTTTGATTTCGTTGCAACTTCCTTTTTCGCATCATCTAAAAATGCATTCACAGCGATCAGATGAACTCTCAGAACGGG is a window of Bremerella sp. TYQ1 DNA encoding:
- the mscL gene encoding large conductance mechanosensitive channel protein MscL, which gives rise to MGLISDFKKFALRGNLMDMAVGFTVGAAFTSVAKSLVSDIIMPPLGYLLGSSDFSDLFIVLNQKDPEQTYATLAQAQEAGLTTINYGLFINNIISFLLVAFAMFLIIRMVNQLDKSLENTFGGQKPQPGDPENKKCPYCLSTIPYRATRCAHCTAELPPTEEQVAAG
- a CDS encoding alpha/beta hydrolase encodes the protein MNGIWLTALVATIAIIGTAMGIRIVIRKLLSGTYKAGEVIDPYRPKNFSIPEPSRVEFEAEKQTTLRGRFWKGSSNKAIVVVHGIDGPSIEMLPHVSYLYRAGYSVLLYDNRGRGDSDGGFSTLGFLEWRDVLHAVQWVRSQPGIDADQVGLHGLSLGAACVIMAAAEDQRVRGVLAESPFVSMTIMLGHVANKMTRLPTFLIGGLVRFLLDWSLEAKLRIVEPHTAVKKISPRPIYIIDAEHDQLFPPDTSRTVYDAADEPKQFWKVHGAAHANCWHTLPEEYEKRATTFWKMVFSDEPPQVIVPTSAGRTPEEEAESVSEKIDRRSKTHS
- a CDS encoding GNAT family N-acetyltransferase, giving the protein MIEYQVEPNLSVDEYLDVLVRSELAERRPVDDREKLSKMVRNADILYTARHNGLLVGIARSMSDFAHATYLADLAVDKAFQRQGIGRELIAQTHQAAGKHTILLLLAAPKAAEYYPHIGMEKHESCWIIPRS